One Amphiura filiformis unplaced genomic scaffold, Afil_fr2py scaffold_29, whole genome shotgun sequence DNA segment encodes these proteins:
- the LOC140143833 gene encoding chordin-like protein 1, which translates to MSSTWILQMINILVTMEMVVSSSMDDILGLSGKRLQIDVCDFGESRYSVGETWHPHLRPHGTNYCIKCTCYSYGQVRCSNTECPALTCANPRHVPGKCCPQCEKANQNRPSTPSPTYQRCQYQDKYYSHGELFTTEDIFLARRRDQCVQCSCSEGNVYCALKTCLPTHCSNPVVLPDSCCPVCTPQDTDIHLDDLDANLNDVEADLHQIIRPGPADLPGTGMIPGDGGISDGTASVLTQLGFGSDRNDRDQGLSEVCESNGDLYYEGQTWHPTLFPFGTMKCILCTCKRGNADCGRVECPLESSLPCDNPIQIHGQCCKTCPETIRLTVHDGIGQSSVLYTDSTQDIPSPHLSLCLRKSEDILFYQYKVTSEAAATRREGSSFEYAIEDLKTEEIELHVWTVSQDTGAIEDFQIGTISQESFNRLQEHDRYGKYYLVGASTSHRLRKLKRKERKIQETCTRNCLRRISTVTKPLKVRTIVQSADCSSSSIHTAKQKGKRSSRSG; encoded by the exons atgtcatctACGTGGATTTTACAGATGATAAACATTCTTGTAACCATGGAAATGGTTGTATCATCTTCCATGGATGATATATTGGGTTTGAGTGGCAAGCGACTTCAAATTG ATGTATGCGATTTTGGCGAGAGTCGATATTCAGTTGGCGAGACATGGCATCCTCATTTAAGACCACACGGTACCAACTACTGCATCAAATGTACTTGCTATAGTTACGGCCAAGTCAGATGTTCCAATACCGAATGTCCGGCATTGACTTGTGCTAATCCAAGACATGTTCCTGGGAAATGCTGTCCACAGTGTGAAAAAG CAAACCAAAATAGGCCATCTACTCCATCACCGACATATCAACGTTGTCAATACCAAGACAAGTATTATTCTCATGGAGAGCTATTCACAACAGAGGATATATTTCTAGCAAGACGGCGGGATCAGTGTGTGCAGTGCAGTTGCTCG GAAGGGAATGTGTACTGTGCACTGAAGACATGTCTTCCAACCCATTGTAGCAACCCAGTAGTGTTGCCAGACTCTTGCTGTCCTGTCTGCACCCCACAAG ATACAGATATACATCTAGATGACCTAGATGCCAATTTAAATGACGTTGAGGCCGATCTTCATCAAATCATCCGGCCAGGTCCAGCTGATCTACCAGGGACTGGCATGATCCCTGGAGATGGAGGGATTAGTGATGGTACAGCATCTGTCCTTACACAACTTGGATTCGGATCAGATAGAAACGATAGGGATCAAGGATTAAGTGAAG TGTGTGAGTCTAATGGTGACCTGTACTATGAAGGTCAAACATGGCATCCTACATTATTTCCATTTGGTACCATGAAATGCATCCTATGTACATGCAAG CGTGGTAATGCGGATTGTGGACGAGTGGAGTGCCCTCTGGAATCAAGTTTACCATGTGATAATCCTATTCAGATTCATGGACAGTGCTGCAAAACATGCCCTG AAACCATCAGATTAACCGTGCATGATGGGATAGGTCAGAGTAGTGTTCTCTACACAGATAGCACACAAGATATACCATCACCCCACCTGTCACTATGCCTACGAAAGAGTGAAGACATTCtattttaccaatacaaagtcacATCTGAGGCGGCGGCTACAAGGAGGGAGGGGTCATCTTTTGAATATGCAATAGAGGATTTAAAAACGGAAGAAATTGAGCTCCATGTATGGACAGTTTCACaag ATACAGGTGCAATAGAAGATTTCCAAATTGGTACTATATCACAAGAGTCCTTCAACAGGTTACAAGAACATGATAGATATGGGAAATATTACCTTGTTGGGGCCTCAACATCAC ATCGACTTCGGAAGTTAAAGCGCAAAGAACGAAAAATCCAGGAAACGTGTACAAGAAACTGCTTACGAAGAATATCCACAGTAACTAAACCGCTGAAGGTGCGCACAATTGTCCAATCGGCTGACTGCAGCAGTTCGTCGATACACACAGCTAAACAGAAAGGAAAACGGAGCAGTAGATCAGGGTAG